AGAAGTTGTACACATGGTCAAGCAGGTTGTCAACTGTATAGCTTTTCGGATCCCATGCCATGTCGAGGAACAGTGTGATAGGATACTCCATAGGTTTAAGGTCACCAACATTGAGCACCCACAACTTATCTACCCCGTAATCGTATGTCAGTTGAAGCTGTTCCCACATATTTTGCACAGGAGTAACATTAAGCCACTTTGTATTACGTGGAGCTCCTACATAGTCAACGTGATAGTACAAACCCCAACCACCGGGATGCTTGCGCTCCTCAGCATTGGGCAGACGACGCACATTACCCCAGTTGTCATCACATAGCAGAATAATTACATCATCCGGCACACGCATACCATTATCGTAGTAGTCCAGCACCTCCTTATACAAGGCCCATAATTGAGGAGTCTCACTTGCTGGGCGTCCTGTAACATCTTCGATAATTGCCCTCTGATTCCTTACAATGCGTTCCAGCAATTGAACATCAGTCTCGTCTGACATGGCTTCGTCACCGTCACCACGCATACCAATAGTGATGATATCATCCTTGCCTTTTACACGCTCAATACCCTCACGGAAGAATTCATCGATTCTTTCCTGATTGGTCTTATAGTTCCATACGCCATTCCCGTCCCTGTTGCGTACCCACTCCTGATGGTTGCGGGCCATCGGTTCATGGTGAGATGTTCCGATTACCACACCCATTTCATGAGCCAAATTACTGTTCATCGGGTCATCAGCATAGAAAGCCCAGCCCCACATAGCAGGCCACAGGTAGTTGCCCTTAAGGCGAAGGATCAATTCAAATACTCTTTCATAAAAGTCACGTCCACCGAAATCAGTACCGTAATAGTTTTTTACCCATCCGGTAAGACAGGGAGCTTCGTCGTTAAGAAAGATCCCTCTGTACTGAACCTTTGGAGAGTCCTGAAGATAACGTCCTTCGCTGACAAACAGCGAAGGACTTTTACTAACAGGGACATCAGCCCACCAATACCATGGTGAAACCCCAATATTTTCAGAAACATCATAAACTCCATAGATAGTGCCTCTACGGTCACTACCGGCAATTACCAGATTACCGTCAACGGTCTGGATAATATATGCTTCCCACTTACCATTGATCGCTGAAACATCCAGTTTGCCAGCATCAACAAGCTGATCAATAAGTTTGCTTGAACCTAGTGTTCCTACTAATATAGCACCCTTAGGGGCCTTTACCTTTTGAACAACTTTTGGCCTGGCACCGCTTACATTCGCAATATCACCTGCAAGAGAGGTTACAGCCCTTAAGACACCCGGCTGATCGGCAGGATCCACGTAAATAGGAGCAGCCTTTCCTCCTGCAGCAATCTCAAAGGAGGCTCCTGACTTCTCTTTTGTGATGTACTGCAGTCCCTGCTTATGTAATGCTCTTGCAAACAATCCGCTTGCAGGAATCAGTATCATAAGTCCCAGAAGTATACATCTCAATTCTCTTCTCATCACCAATAACGTTTATATATTCTAAAATTATGCTCTCCTTTAAAAGGAAACTGATCTTAAAGATTCTTCTTGTTGATAGTCCATACTTCCGAGCTTTCCAGGCCACAAGGACTTCCGGTAAATAGGCTTCCGGCTTCCTCATCCCCCTTAAGCTGCCACTTGTACCATGCAGTAGCAACAACTGCAAATTCACCACCATGAGGCTGACGGTAAGTACCACCATGACCTACGTCCATGTTGGCAACAAAAACTGGAACATGGTTGATTCTTTCGAAGTCATCCATACCATTGTTGTATGCGATATCGCTTTCACCACCGAGCAAGTACAGTACAGGAGTATGAATTTTCTCAAGTTGATCCTTAGTAAGCCCCGGCATTCCACCCATTCCGGCATTTGGAGAAGGAAGAATACCACTATTGAAAACACCGATAGTTGTCAATCTTGGATCAGCAGCAACTTCAAGAGTTTGAAGACCACCGCAGGACATACCGCTTACAGCAATTTTTTCAACATCAACCTTGTTGTAGAAAGGACTATTTTCATCACTGTTTTGTGCTATAATCCAGTCAATAGCATCAAGCAGCTGCTGGGAAGTAGACCTATCATAAGTGGGCTGATCATCTGTTTCAGGCATTGGTCCGTTTGCAATCACGATAAATCCGTGAGAAGCTACTTCAGAAAGGAAGTTAAGGTGTTCCCATGGCGAATTTGCACAAGCACCATTACCCCAGGCAATAATAGGAAGCTTCTCCTCATTGCCAAAAGGAGTTAAATCAGCGGGCCTGAATATAGTATTTGATGGAAGAGTGCTATCGGTATACATAATAGCGCTGTATAATCCGGTTCCACCGTCTTCAACAACCTTGTAATTGGCTGGCATTACAGGTTCAACTGGCTCATTGCTCTTTTGAGTTTTGGATGCACAGGCTGCCATTACAGAAATCACGAGCACACCAGACAGCATCACTTTCATGAGATTAAGTAAGGAACTTTTCATATTCTGTATTATTTAGAGTTCATAAGTGAAAGCATCATTTCAGCATATCTCTTACCAAGCATTCTATACCCTTCAGCAGAGAAGTGCAGACCATCAGGCATACCGGGGCATCCTTCTGAAGACACGACATGGGCGTTAGGAATTGCCTCAGGAAGTGTAGCAATAAACTCATTGAATGGAGCGCATCTGCCACCAAACTCAGCACTAAGCAGTTCGCCAGCAATCAACGGAGTTTCTTCAGCCTTCAGGTTAAGATCTGCCAACAGATTATTGTAAATATCACTTACTTTCTTAGTCCATAGTGAGTCATTAGGATTGGACTCTCCCTGATGCATCAGGATACCCTTGATAACACCACCATCAGCCTGAGCTTGCTTGGCGAGCTCGACAAGTCTGCCATAAGGATTGCCACCGTAGTTATTGATCCAGTTTAGCATCCAAACAGGGGCAGTTTCTACGTAAGATTCATAGTTTTCCTTGTCAAAAAGCTCAATTCTGCATCCTCCCACAGATACATTGATTACACCTACCTTGATGTGTTCAGGAAGGTTTTCTACCATAGTACGTCCGAAATAATCGGCAGGTGAAAGACCTGACCTACAGTCACTAATTGGCGGGGTAGCAGTGTACCACTTACCCATTTCCCTTCCCAGGTCTGGACAATCCATAGTACTCATTACCTGGAAGCGCGCATCAACTACAGAATCCTGAGCTTCAGCAGGAGTTGCGCCTTGCATATTTGATTGACCGAAACAGAGGTAAACGTGCAGTTCAGGCTCTGGAGTATTAGAACGGCAGCCAAAGAGGAATAAGCCGCCAATCAATAGGAATTTAAGTTTTGCAATCATAAGGAAAAGTTTACAAAATCAGAATGTTAAATTATTGTAGATAAATGGGTCAAACCGGGAAGGCATAAGAATTCTTATCCCGGCAGACTACCTCACAAGATAGGGGTTTTTCCTTAAAATCTATAAAAAAATAAGATCAATGTACTCAGGGCCTTAAGGCCCTGAGTGACATTGATCAATCAAGTTGAAGGATTTTAGTTCTTCTCGAAAACGACCTGGTAAGTTTTTACAACGCCGTTATAATCAAATACCACTTCAGCAGTACCTTCAACAGACTCTGCCTGAGTGACCTTTATCTTAACATCCTTATTATCGCATGAAGCAGTTACCTTTGGCTTCTTAGTGCCATCAACTGTAGCCTTGGCTTCATACAGACCGTAATGTGTCAGTCCATTGAAATCAGTTGACCTTACAGGAGTCTTGGGCAATTCAATTTCAGTGCCGTTGACAGCTATGCTGACTTGTGGAACAACAGGTCTTTCGATAGCCTTGAATTTAGAGCTGAAGCCAAGTCCAGCGATCTCACAAAGCTCTTCTTCGGTATCAGCCTCAGCAACCAGGAAGATTGCATGTTTCTTGTCGAGGTTGTCAACAAACTGTGCAACATCAACAGTAAACCTGGTTACTTCCTGTGCAGCATTTTCAGGAACTACAATCTCGCCGATCTTGGTACCTTTCCATGTTTCATTGGCCCATGGGCCATCAAGCCAGATATTGATCTTGAATGACTTGTCAGTGCGTGGCGCAAGGAAGAGATTGAAAGCTGTTTCATTACCTTCTTTGGTTCCTTCAAAGGCCTTAAGACCCTTTGTATCCTGATCAAGACCTCCGAAACCGAAGTATTTGTAACCAATGATGTGTCCATTCCTTACCTTTTCAATAGGCATATGGTTATCCCAAATATCCCATGAATCACCTTGAATACTTACATCAGAAAGATATGCGGCATAACCTGCAGAATAATATCTGTAAGGATCCAGACCGAAGATATGGAAACCTTCAGAAGTAACTTCTGCACCAGTATATACATTACCATTGTTATCCTTAGCTACCCATGTGTTGTCTTCTGAATATGGATCATAGCCAGTAATAACAACCTTTCCGCCTTCAGCAACAGATGCTTCATCCCACTCAACCTTTACAGGAGCCACAACAGCTTGACGGGCAAAACCGAAGTTACGTGGT
The genomic region above belongs to Xiashengella succiniciproducens and contains:
- a CDS encoding sialate O-acetylesterase → MIAKLKFLLIGGLFLFGCRSNTPEPELHVYLCFGQSNMQGATPAEAQDSVVDARFQVMSTMDCPDLGREMGKWYTATPPISDCRSGLSPADYFGRTMVENLPEHIKVGVINVSVGGCRIELFDKENYESYVETAPVWMLNWINNYGGNPYGRLVELAKQAQADGGVIKGILMHQGESNPNDSLWTKKVSDIYNNLLADLNLKAEETPLIAGELLSAEFGGRCAPFNEFIATLPEAIPNAHVVSSEGCPGMPDGLHFSAEGYRMLGKRYAEMMLSLMNSK
- a CDS encoding glycosyl hydrolase 115 family protein, with product MRRELRCILLGLMILIPASGLFARALHKQGLQYITKEKSGASFEIAAGGKAAPIYVDPADQPGVLRAVTSLAGDIANVSGARPKVVQKVKAPKGAILVGTLGSSKLIDQLVDAGKLDVSAINGKWEAYIIQTVDGNLVIAGSDRRGTIYGVYDVSENIGVSPWYWWADVPVSKSPSLFVSEGRYLQDSPKVQYRGIFLNDEAPCLTGWVKNYYGTDFGGRDFYERVFELILRLKGNYLWPAMWGWAFYADDPMNSNLAHEMGVVIGTSHHEPMARNHQEWVRNRDGNGVWNYKTNQERIDEFFREGIERVKGKDDIITIGMRGDGDEAMSDETDVQLLERIVRNQRAIIEDVTGRPASETPQLWALYKEVLDYYDNGMRVPDDVIILLCDDNWGNVRRLPNAEERKHPGGWGLYYHVDYVGAPRNTKWLNVTPVQNMWEQLQLTYDYGVDKLWVLNVGDLKPMEYPITLFLDMAWDPKSYTVDNLLDHVYNFCAQQFGADQAQEAARILNLYSKYAGRVTPEMLDRRTYNLETGEWKQVVDEFIKLEAEALRQYLTLKPEYRDAYKQIILYPVQALANLYEMYYSQAMNHKLYAENNPAANFWADNVERTFKRDAELGYDYNKVMSGGKWDGMMTQKKIGYTTWNDNFPADKLPEIYRISEPEKAVGSYVFEPSNGYVAIEAEHYFKAVNAPETEWTCIPYMGRTLSGMALMPYTKNTDGAALSYKMKLPEGVTKVTVRVVVKSTLAFRNLDGHRYNVALDGGEAVTVNFNSDLNEKPENIYSVFYPTVASRVVEKKVELDVPASEDGTHILTLSPLDPGIVFEKIVVDFGGYKPSYLFMNESPSKREL